The following proteins are co-located in the Clostridiales bacterium genome:
- a CDS encoding iron-containing alcohol dehydrogenase, producing MRFTLPRDMYYGKGSLEQLKSLKGKKAVLVLGGGSMKKFGFVDRAVAYLTEAGIETKLFENVEPDPSVETVMKGAEMMREFEPDWIISMGGGSPIDAAKAMWVFYEYPETSFEDIIQPFSFPTLRKKAQFVAIPSTSGTATEVTAFSVITDYAKGVKYPLADYNITPDIAIVDPDLAETMPPTLTAHTGMDALTHAVEAYVSTLNSPFTDPLAIKAIQMVFEYLPASFEGDMAAREQMHYAQCLAGQAFTNALLGIVHSMAHKTGAAFSTGHIPHGCANAIYLPYVIKFNAKNAEARYADIARSVDLTGTDAELVKQLCDKIDAYNVALGIPKSLKEFGILEDEFKEKIALIAELAVGDACTGSNPRPITPAEMEQLFTCIYYGTEVDL from the coding sequence ATGAGATTTACATTACCAAGAGATATGTACTACGGAAAAGGTTCCCTGGAACAGCTGAAAAGCCTGAAAGGAAAAAAAGCCGTACTCGTCCTGGGCGGCGGTTCTATGAAAAAGTTTGGATTTGTGGATCGTGCGGTGGCGTATCTGACAGAAGCCGGAATTGAAACCAAATTATTTGAAAATGTTGAGCCCGATCCTTCGGTGGAGACCGTTATGAAGGGTGCGGAGATGATGAGAGAATTTGAACCAGATTGGATCATCTCCATGGGCGGCGGTTCTCCCATTGATGCAGCCAAAGCCATGTGGGTATTTTATGAATATCCCGAGACTTCCTTTGAAGATATCATCCAGCCGTTTTCCTTCCCTACACTCAGAAAGAAGGCTCAGTTTGTTGCCATTCCTTCCACATCGGGTACTGCGACGGAAGTAACGGCTTTCTCCGTTATCACTGACTATGCCAAGGGCGTAAAGTATCCGCTGGCTGACTATAATATCACACCGGACATCGCCATCGTTGACCCGGATCTGGCAGAGACCATGCCGCCAACCTTAACGGCACATACTGGTATGGATGCTCTGACCCATGCGGTGGAAGCTTATGTATCCACGCTGAATTCACCGTTCACCGATCCCCTTGCCATCAAGGCAATCCAGATGGTATTTGAATATCTTCCTGCTTCCTTTGAGGGAGATATGGCGGCAAGAGAGCAGATGCACTATGCCCAATGTCTGGCAGGTCAGGCGTTCACCAACGCATTGCTGGGAATCGTCCATTCTATGGCCCACAAAACGGGGGCAGCATTCTCCACGGGACATATTCCTCACGGCTGTGCCAATGCAATCTACCTGCCTTATGTTATCAAGTTTAATGCAAAGAACGCAGAGGCAAGATATGCGGATATCGCCAGAAGTGTCGACCTCACGGGAACTGATGCTGAATTAGTGAAGCAGCTCTGTGACAAGATTGATGCTTACAATGTTGCCCTTGGCATTCCAAAGAGCCTGAAGGAATTCGGCATTCTGGAAGACGAGTTCAAGGAAAAGATCGCGCTGATTGCTGAACTGGCAGTAGGAGATGCCTGTACCGGTTCCAACCCGAGACCAATAACTCCTGCAGAAATGGAACAACTCTTTACTTGCATTTATTATGGTACAGAAGTAGATCTGTAG